In Pelosinus sp. IPA-1, a single genomic region encodes these proteins:
- a CDS encoding Ada metal-binding domain-containing protein, translating to MANSNTGKFNYAGCRYVNMISQNHKVFYDSRDEAINAGVVPCKVCRP from the coding sequence GTGGCCAACTCTAATACAGGTAAGTTTAATTATGCTGGCTGTCGATATGTGAATATGATTTCCCAAAATCACAAGGTATTTTATGATAGTAGGGACGAGGCCATTAATGCGGGGGTTGTGCCTTGTAAGGTTTGTAGGCCGTAA